One region of Zingiber officinale cultivar Zhangliang chromosome 7B, Zo_v1.1, whole genome shotgun sequence genomic DNA includes:
- the LOC122006424 gene encoding uncharacterized protein LOC122006424 isoform X2 has protein sequence MENVYDQSLPSEFDAYSHSHTTSDAAPIDPPAPSSLVPPTYNCDRQTNGSANLFPIRPSNIPFPSAQNFLHSQPSLSNGPSAAPIQSLQVENSFNLSEPHLDSEKVQIIQEIIHDSTANSNSKLHNKHPEQSLPMLNNQISGAVSQIAEYGMVNHIGSVDNSSELPSAPERVEEDPEVKTSNLCSEDSRIETAAEKAVLHKQEIITQEIIKVQRQVEGRTGSLDDSKDIMSGRYDPNALKEHLLKMASDHRTEMTNKRGKSINHDNGNVEIGNGYGVPGGGAYYAAPSFNVQSRKTNDEGLSLSSSIEDSESKVAQKELPEYLKKRLKARGILRDVKLDDSSKLIEDKLDHQNDLAKSVSGLPIGWIEAKDPATGSSYYYNEKTGERQWEIPSANDSYKVALSQHPLPDDWQEAIDNSTGQTYYYNVKTHISQWERPASSRLHCSQNSVHNVTHGHYFRTEHLYPNQVKRCMGCGGWGLGLVQDWGYCNHCTRIHNLPFKQDPAPYIVNDQHGKHDASSGDHSGKAIPKHRSSKPPLGKGNRRDRKRTFSEDDELDPMDPSSYSDAPRGGWVVGLKGVQPRAADTTATGPLFQQRPYPSPGAVLRKNAEIAAQSKKHGSNSRMMPISKRGDGSDGLGDAD, from the exons ATGGAGAATGTGTATGATCAATCATTGCCTTCTGAATTTGATGCATACTCACATTCACATACTACGTCAGATGCTGCACCTATAGATCCACCTGCACCTAGTTCTCTGGTGCCTCCTACATACAATTGTGACAGACAGACTAATGGTTCAGCAAATCTTTTCCCTATTAGGCCCTCGAATATACCCTTCCCTTCAGCTCAAAACTTTCTGCATTCACAACCATCTCTATCCAATGGGCCCAGCGCTGCACCTATTCAAAGTTTGCAGGTGGAAAAcagttttaatttatcagaacCGCATCTTGATAGTGAAAAGGTCCAGATTATCCAGGAAATCATTCATGATAGCACTGCCAACTCTAATTCTAAGCTCCACAATAAACATCCTGAACAAAGTTTACCCATGCTAAATAATCAGATCTCTGGTGCAGTGTCGCAAATTGCAGAGTATGGTATGGTAAATCATATAGGATCAGTAGATAACAGCTCTGAGCTGCCCAGTGCTCCTGAAAGGGTTGAAGAGGATCCAGAGGTCAAAACATCAAATTTATGTAGTGAAGATTCCAGAATTGAGACTGCTGCTGAAAAAGCTGTACTACATAAACAG GAAATTATTACACAAGAAATTATAAAAGTTCAAAG ACAAGTAGAGGGCAGAACTGGATCTTTGGATGACAGCAAAGATATTATGTCTGGGCGCTATGATCCCAATGCATTAAAG GAGCACTTATTGAAGATGGCTTCTGATCATAGGACTGAAATGACCAATAAACGTGGAAAGTCGATCAACCATGACAATG GCAATGTTGAAATTGGTAATGGCTATGGAGTGCCAGGTGGTGGTGCATATTATGCTGCTCCATCATTTAATGTTCAGTCCA GGAAAACCAACGATGAAGGTCTTAGTTTGAGTTCCTCAATTGAAGATTCAGAATCAAAGGTTGCTCAAAAGGAGTTACCCGAATATTTGAAGAAGAGATTAAAAGCAAGGGGAATTCTTAGAGACGTCAAACTTGATGATAGTTCCAAGTTAATTGAAGAT AAATTGGATCATCAAAATGATTTGGCAAAAAGTGTCTCTGGGTtacctattggttgg ATTGAAGCAAAGGATCCGGCGACTGGATCTTCCTATTATTACAATGAAAAAACTGGAGAAAGACAATGGGAAATTCCCAGTGCAAATGATAGCTATAAAGTTGCTTTAAGCCAGCACCCATTGCCCGATGATTGGCAAGAGGCAATTGATAATTCAACTG GACAAACATACTACTATAACGTAAAGACACATATCTCACAATGGGAGCGGCCTGCTTCAAGTAGACTTCACTGTTCACAGAACAGTGTACACAACGTTACTCATGGACATTACTTTAGAACCGAGCACTTATATCCCAATCAAGTGAAAAGATGCATGGGTTGTGGTGGATGGGGACTTGGCTTGGTCCAAGATTGGGGCTATTGCAATCACTGCACACG GATTCACAATCTCCCATTTAAACAAGATCCGGCACCTTACATAGTAAATGATCAACACGGAAAACATGATGCTAGCTCAGGAGATCACTCAGGGAAAGCAATTCCCAAGCATAG GTCGAGCAAGCCTCCACTTGGAAAAGGCAATCGAAGAGATAGGAAACGAACATTCTCCGAGGATGATGAATTGGACCCAATGGATCCAAGCTCTTATTCAGATGCTCCACGCGGCGGGTG GGTTGTGGGCCTTAAAGGGGTGCAACCACGAGCAGCCGACACCACTGCTACT GGTCCTCTGTTTCAGCAGCGTCCCTATCCTTCTCCCGGTGCTGTCTTGCGGAAGAATGCCGAGATTGCCGCACAGAGCAAGAAGCACGGATCGAACAGTCGCATGATGCCAATATCCAAGAGGGGGGATGGAAGTGATGGACTTGGAGACGCGGATTGA
- the LOC122006424 gene encoding uncharacterized protein LOC122006424 isoform X1: MENVYDQSLPSEFDAYSHSHTTSDAAPIDPPAPSSLVPPTYNCDRQTNGSANLFPIRPSNIPFPSAQNFLHSQPSLSNGPSAAPIQSLQVENSFNLSEPHLDSEKVQIIQEIIHDSTANSNSKLHNKHPEQSLPMLNNQISGAVSQIAEYGMVNHIGSVDNSSELPSAPERVEEDPEVKTSNLCSEDSRIETAAEKAVLHKQEIITQEIIKVQRQVEGRTGSLDDSKDIMSGRYDPNALKEHLLKMASDHRTEMTNKRGKSINHDNDFWSGNVEIGNGYGVPGGGAYYAAPSFNVQSRKTNDEGLSLSSSIEDSESKVAQKELPEYLKKRLKARGILRDVKLDDSSKLIEDKLDHQNDLAKSVSGLPIGWIEAKDPATGSSYYYNEKTGERQWEIPSANDSYKVALSQHPLPDDWQEAIDNSTGQTYYYNVKTHISQWERPASSRLHCSQNSVHNVTHGHYFRTEHLYPNQVKRCMGCGGWGLGLVQDWGYCNHCTRIHNLPFKQDPAPYIVNDQHGKHDASSGDHSGKAIPKHRSSKPPLGKGNRRDRKRTFSEDDELDPMDPSSYSDAPRGGWVVGLKGVQPRAADTTATGPLFQQRPYPSPGAVLRKNAEIAAQSKKHGSNSRMMPISKRGDGSDGLGDAD, from the exons ATGGAGAATGTGTATGATCAATCATTGCCTTCTGAATTTGATGCATACTCACATTCACATACTACGTCAGATGCTGCACCTATAGATCCACCTGCACCTAGTTCTCTGGTGCCTCCTACATACAATTGTGACAGACAGACTAATGGTTCAGCAAATCTTTTCCCTATTAGGCCCTCGAATATACCCTTCCCTTCAGCTCAAAACTTTCTGCATTCACAACCATCTCTATCCAATGGGCCCAGCGCTGCACCTATTCAAAGTTTGCAGGTGGAAAAcagttttaatttatcagaacCGCATCTTGATAGTGAAAAGGTCCAGATTATCCAGGAAATCATTCATGATAGCACTGCCAACTCTAATTCTAAGCTCCACAATAAACATCCTGAACAAAGTTTACCCATGCTAAATAATCAGATCTCTGGTGCAGTGTCGCAAATTGCAGAGTATGGTATGGTAAATCATATAGGATCAGTAGATAACAGCTCTGAGCTGCCCAGTGCTCCTGAAAGGGTTGAAGAGGATCCAGAGGTCAAAACATCAAATTTATGTAGTGAAGATTCCAGAATTGAGACTGCTGCTGAAAAAGCTGTACTACATAAACAG GAAATTATTACACAAGAAATTATAAAAGTTCAAAG ACAAGTAGAGGGCAGAACTGGATCTTTGGATGACAGCAAAGATATTATGTCTGGGCGCTATGATCCCAATGCATTAAAG GAGCACTTATTGAAGATGGCTTCTGATCATAGGACTGAAATGACCAATAAACGTGGAAAGTCGATCAACCATGACAATG ATTTCTGGTCAGGCAATGTTGAAATTGGTAATGGCTATGGAGTGCCAGGTGGTGGTGCATATTATGCTGCTCCATCATTTAATGTTCAGTCCA GGAAAACCAACGATGAAGGTCTTAGTTTGAGTTCCTCAATTGAAGATTCAGAATCAAAGGTTGCTCAAAAGGAGTTACCCGAATATTTGAAGAAGAGATTAAAAGCAAGGGGAATTCTTAGAGACGTCAAACTTGATGATAGTTCCAAGTTAATTGAAGAT AAATTGGATCATCAAAATGATTTGGCAAAAAGTGTCTCTGGGTtacctattggttgg ATTGAAGCAAAGGATCCGGCGACTGGATCTTCCTATTATTACAATGAAAAAACTGGAGAAAGACAATGGGAAATTCCCAGTGCAAATGATAGCTATAAAGTTGCTTTAAGCCAGCACCCATTGCCCGATGATTGGCAAGAGGCAATTGATAATTCAACTG GACAAACATACTACTATAACGTAAAGACACATATCTCACAATGGGAGCGGCCTGCTTCAAGTAGACTTCACTGTTCACAGAACAGTGTACACAACGTTACTCATGGACATTACTTTAGAACCGAGCACTTATATCCCAATCAAGTGAAAAGATGCATGGGTTGTGGTGGATGGGGACTTGGCTTGGTCCAAGATTGGGGCTATTGCAATCACTGCACACG GATTCACAATCTCCCATTTAAACAAGATCCGGCACCTTACATAGTAAATGATCAACACGGAAAACATGATGCTAGCTCAGGAGATCACTCAGGGAAAGCAATTCCCAAGCATAG GTCGAGCAAGCCTCCACTTGGAAAAGGCAATCGAAGAGATAGGAAACGAACATTCTCCGAGGATGATGAATTGGACCCAATGGATCCAAGCTCTTATTCAGATGCTCCACGCGGCGGGTG GGTTGTGGGCCTTAAAGGGGTGCAACCACGAGCAGCCGACACCACTGCTACT GGTCCTCTGTTTCAGCAGCGTCCCTATCCTTCTCCCGGTGCTGTCTTGCGGAAGAATGCCGAGATTGCCGCACAGAGCAAGAAGCACGGATCGAACAGTCGCATGATGCCAATATCCAAGAGGGGGGATGGAAGTGATGGACTTGGAGACGCGGATTGA
- the LOC122006423 gene encoding IQ domain-containing protein IQM2-like, whose amino-acid sequence MKSISFSRRDFHSMALKVFRPERFLLEGSVKSETRISIRSSKSSPLKMRSLESSLNISTECPKHQAAVKLQKIYKGFQTRRRLADCAVLIEQRWWKLLDFALLKLSSVSFFDIEKPETAVSRWSRARTRAAKVGKGLSKDEKAQKLALQHWLEAIDPRHRYGHNLQFYYDCWLQCESMEPFFYWLDVGEGKEVNLEEQCPRSRLQQQCVKYLGPKEREAYEVVIEDGKFFYKQSRQLLNTSDSPQDAKWIFVLSTSKNLYVGQKKKGKFQHSSFLAGGATSAAGQLVVEDGILKAVCSHSGHYRPTEENFEEFMSFLVENKVDLADVKKGVAGEDHEFNHELQKSNSGLKLSEIEISTEHETEANEKTLSSDAAAQRSSFEAFKEENCPLADLKPCGKEKDDEEVGSWKELDRTCTDGGEESAVSENPSSSETNYIFVKKNLFSKEQEEDAGAIVPSELILRRIKSKNRIESYQLGKQLSFRWISGAGPRIGCVRDYPPELRFQALEQVNLSPRSDGVSRFTSPRKSNSPRAKEAS is encoded by the exons ATGAAGTCCATCAGTTTCAGTAGAAGGGACTTCCACTCGATGGCTCTCAAGGTTTTTCGCCCGGAAAGGTTTCTACTTGAAGGTTCTGTAAAATCAGAAACAAGGATTTCCATAAGGAGCTCCAAATCTAGTCCTTTGAAGATGAGATCACTCGAATCGAGCTTGAATATATCGACTGAGTGTCCCAAGCACCAAGCTGCTGTGAAACTGCAGAAAATCTACAAAGGATTTCAAACTCGAAGGAGGCTTGCAGATTGTGCTGTTCTCATAGAACAGCGTTG GTGGAAATTGTTGGATTTTGCACTGCTCAAACTAAGTTCTGTGTCATTTTTCGATATCGAGAAACCGGAAACTGCGGTTTCTCGATGGTCCCGTGCAAGAACCAGAGCTGCTAAG GTTGGCAAAGGTTTGTCAAAGGATGAGAAAGCTCAGAAACTAGCTTTGCAGCATTGGCTAGAAGCA ATCGATCCTCGACATCGTTATGGCCACAATCTCCAATTCTATTATGATTGTTGGCTTCAATGTGAGAGCATGGAGCCCTTCTTCTATTG GCTTGATGTTGGAGAAGGAAAGGAGGTCAATCTCGAAGAACAATGCCCACGGTCGAGACTTCAACAACAGTGCGTCAAGTATCTCGGCCCC AAAGAAAGGGAGGCTTATGAAGTAGTAATTGAGGATGGAAAATTCTTCTACAAACAGAGCAGACAATTGCTGAACACATCTGATAGTCCTCAAGATGCTAAGTGGATTTTTGTCTTGAGCACATCAAAGAATTTATATGTTGGTCAG AAGAAAAAAGGTAAATTTCAGCACTCAAGTTTCCTTGCTGGAGGAGCCACATCTGCTGCCGGGCAATTAGTTGTAGAAGATGGAATTCTCAAG GCTGTGTGTTCTCATAGTGGGCACTACCGACCGACAGAAGAGAACTTTGAAGAATTCATGAGCTTTCTTGTGGAAAATAAGGTTGATCTTGCTGATGTGAAG AAAGGTGTCGCTGGAGAGGATCATGAATTCAATCATGAACTTCAAAAGAGCAACTCTGGACTCAAATTGTCCGAAATAGAAATCAGCACTGAACATGAAACCGAAGCAAACGAAAAAACACTAAGCAGTGATGCAGCAGCACAGAGATCTTCATTTGAGGCATTTAAGGAAGAAAACTGTCCCCTTGCTGATCTCAAACCCTGTGGAAAAGAAAAGGACGATGAGGAAGTAGGCAGTTGGAAAGAACTAGATAGGACTTGTACAGATGGAGGAGAAGAAAGTGCAGTATCGGAAAATCCTTCGAGTTCAGAAACGAATTATATTTTCGTAAAAAAGAATCTCTTTAGTAAGGAGCAAGAGGAGGATGCAGGAGCTATTGTGCCATCAGAGTTGATACTTAGGAGGATCAAATCCAAGAATAGAATTGAGTCCTATCAGTTGGGGAAGCAGCTTTCTTTCAGGTGGATATCAGGTGCAGGGCCTAGAATTGGGTGTGTGAGGGACTACCCGCCGGAGCTCCGATTTCAAGCCCTGGAACAAGTAAACTTGTCGCCGAGAAGTGATGGGGTGTCAAGATTTACTTCTCCTAGGAAATCCAACAGTCCAAGAGCCAAGGAAGCATCTTAG
- the LOC122004579 gene encoding keratin, type I cytoskeletal 9-like, whose translation MTRDTELRDGHSGEYLSGGSETVGSAYKYPILEPLRFASKSSGGDGGGGGGGRGRSAGGGSLSWGAEAAVGAVLGGDPGPVEEDAQVAGDLRHGGGGRAGVRRGRAQPARPQGEDQLRIRRRAAGGVGSSPDASGLEDAGDRRAEPVAGASGRRRAGAIRVPRRRRRGGGAGEHRRRCRWRRGGGEDALCV comes from the exons ATGACGCGAGATACCGAGCTCCGAG ACGGGCATTCGGGCGAATACCTGTCGGGCGGAAGCGAGACCGTCGGCTCCGCCTATAAATACCCAATCTTGGAACCCCTTCGCTTCGCCTCGAAATCTTCTGGTGGcgatggcggcggcggcggcggcggcagggGGAGGAGCGCGGGAGGAGGCTCACTTTCGTGGGGTGCGGAAGCGGCCGTGGGGGCGGTTCTCGGCGGAGATCCGGGACCCGTGGAAGAAGACGCGCAGGTGGCTGGGGACCTTCGACACGGCGGAGGAGGCCGCGCGGGCGTACGACGCGGCCGCGCGCAGCCTGCGCGGCCCCAAGGCGAAGACCAACTTCGGATCCGCCGACGAGCAGCCGGTGGCGTGGGGTCTTCCCCCGACGCCTCCGGGCTGGAGGACGCCGGCGATCGGCGGGCGGAACCTGTCGCTGGGGCTTCCGGCCGGAGGAGGGCCGGGGCGATCCGTGTGCCGCGTCGACGCCGTCGAGGTGGTGGCGCAGGAGAACACCGCCGCCGTTGCCGCTGGCGGCGCGGCGGAGGCGAAGACGCCCTTTGCGTTTGA